The following DNA comes from Chitinophaga nivalis.
CGCGTGCTGTTGCATATTCATCCAGGTGTTTCAGCTTGATGGTGAGAATAGCCGCCTGTATGGAATCCAATCGGGAATTTACCCCAATGTATTTATGCACATATTTCTTCACCTGGCCATGGTTCGCAATCATACTGATCTTCTCTGCCAGCACTTTGTTTCTGGTATACAAAGCACCACCGTCTCCATAACAACCGAGGTTTTTGGAGGGGAAAAAGGAAGTACAACCAATATCTCCAATCGTACCTGCCTTCATCACCTGACCATCTGCAAAATGATAGTCAGCACCCAGTGCCTGTGCAGTATCTTCAATTACATACAGGTTATGTTCCTTCGCTACTTTCATAATAGCTTCCATATCTGCACACTGACCAAACAGGTGCACCGGAACAATCGCCTTCGTTTTAGGAGAAATAGCCGCCTTAATGATATCAGCAGTGATATTGAATGAAACAGGATCTACATCTACCATCACCGGTGTTAATCCAAGTAATCCAATTACTTCCGCAGTAGCTACGTAGGTAAAGGAAGGAACAATCACCTCATCTCCTCTGTTGAGATCCAGTGCCATCATGGCAATCTGCAAGGCATCTGTTCCGTTGGCGCAGGGAATAACATGCGGTACATCCAGATAAGCCGCCAGATCACCGGCAAATGTTTTTACCTGTGGACCATTGATAAAAGCAGCACTTTCTATACAATCATTGATGGCTTCATCAATAGCAGATTTTATCTTAAGATATTGCCCCTTAAGGTCAACCATCTGAATCTTTTCCATAAAAATATATTAGAGTCTGGCGTCTACAATACTGCGATCCAATACAGATTTAGTATCGAATAAAATAGTGTTATGCCCGTTTTTCAAGGTTGAATAATCGAGATTAATAAATTCATTGTGCGCTACTGCGAGGATAATGGCGTCATAGGCAACCGTAATCTCACTGATCAGCTGTATACCATATTCATGAGCCACTTCTTTGGCATCTGCGTGCACATCATAAACATCCACATTCATTCCAAACTGACACAGTTCTTTGTAAATATCAATAACGCGGGAATTACGGATATCCGGACAGTTTTCCTTGAAGGTAACGCCCAGGATCAATGCTTTGGCGCCATCAATTTTATGGCCTTTTTTAATCATCAGCTTCACTACCTTATTCGCCACAAACATGCCCATATTATCGTTCACCCTTCTGCCGGAAAGAATCACCTGCGGATAATATCCCAATGCCTCTGCTTTGTGTGCCAGGTAATAAGGATCTACCCCAATGCAGTGACCACCCACCAATCCTGGTTTGTATTTCAGGAAGTTCCATTTGGTACCTGCCGCTTCAATAACATCTGTAGTATCGATACCAATACGATCAAAAATCAACGCCAGTTCATTGACGAAACTGATATTGATATCACGCTGAGCATTTTCAATGGCTTTGGAAGCCTCTGCTACCTTAAGGCTGGATGCTTTATGCGTACCTGCAGTAATA
Coding sequences within:
- a CDS encoding DegT/DnrJ/EryC1/StrS family aminotransferase, with translation MEKIQMVDLKGQYLKIKSAIDEAINDCIESAAFINGPQVKTFAGDLAAYLDVPHVIPCANGTDALQIAMMALDLNRGDEVIVPSFTYVATAEVIGLLGLTPVMVDVDPVSFNITADIIKAAISPKTKAIVPVHLFGQCADMEAIMKVAKEHNLYVIEDTAQALGADYHFADGQVMKAGTIGDIGCTSFFPSKNLGCYGDGGALYTRNKVLAEKISMIANHGQVKKYVHKYIGVNSRLDSIQAAILTIKLKHLDEYATAREKAATYYDEQLKGLEGITTPFRVANSTHVFHQYTLQVATDKRDELKKYLESQGIPAMIYYPVPLNEQEAFLEIGRVHGDLTVTERLCKSVLSLPIHTEMTQVQQDFIVGKIKDFLKN
- a CDS encoding nucleotide sugar dehydrogenase encodes the protein MKQYDKIAVIGLGYVGLPLAIEFGKKYDVLGFDINETRIRELSAGEDHTQEADLTQLRALIANKDKNEKTGLRFSSNQQDLSAYHVYIVTVPTPIDQYKAPDLRPLISASKMLGEVLKKGDIVIYESTVYPGCTEEDCVPVLEKYSGLKFNEDFYCGYSPERINPGDKVNTLTKIKKVTSGSTPEIADIVDGLYKSIITAGTHKASSLKVAEASKAIENAQRDINISFVNELALIFDRIGIDTTDVIEAAGTKWNFLKYKPGLVGGHCIGVDPYYLAHKAEALGYYPQVILSGRRVNDNMGMFVANKVVKLMIKKGHKIDGAKALILGVTFKENCPDIRNSRVIDIYKELCQFGMNVDVYDVHADAKEVAHEYGIQLISEITVAYDAIILAVAHNEFINLDYSTLKNGHNTILFDTKSVLDRSIVDARL